From Anopheles darlingi chromosome 2, idAnoDarlMG_H_01, whole genome shotgun sequence, the proteins below share one genomic window:
- the LOC125950753 gene encoding melanization protease 1-like: MAHTIAYGRVEMSFVRKTAVLFVLAVFCFDNSVGMQGTCTTPEERCVPLKYCSIYGTQSNSLGLSSRRSIRNEPENRTLCTPELAINDGEHVCCSTRHIKCRLNGKLGVCTPQPFCPTLNLTTEKELMKKAGINHCYQYNTQNYFCCTDHNCVYVPGSCNDPKANTTRSPSIFPKCEKHGGRKKGYFIPKEMCDGSRLAAKQKQCCVPPGEDRPIGHPKAGKLARMRCGKSGLPKVANGEYAVRGEFPWMVALVYGKQGVQCGGTLIHPSYVLTAGHCVTPTLTRARLGTTNMIDRATNNSTVQEITIGTRNRHPTKDIAVLQLVRKATIVNGVVAPICLPVTAKELMYIPKTMEIAGWGMTENDVLSAVLLKAEISVELNKKYCVKDDQVCTTKDVTSMHCRGDSGGPYQAAFNATYVQYAVISIGRKTCSDENVPGRGIMIAYHIKWILDQMDI; this comes from the exons ATGGCGCATACGATCGCGTACGGTAGAGTCGAGATGAGTTTCGTGCGTAAAACTGCAGTGCTATTTGTTCTTGCCGTATTTT GTTTCGATAATTCGGTTGGAATGCAGGGAACGTGTACTACACCAGAAGAGCGCTGTGTACCGCTTAAGTATTGCTCAATTTACGGTACCCAATCAAATTCACTAGGATTAAGCTCACGGCGCTCGATTAGGAATGAGCCCGAAAACAGAACACTTTGCACACCGGAACTGGCGATCAACGATGGTGAGCATGTCTGTTGTTCAACGCGGCATATCAAGTGCAGGTTAAATGGTAAGCTGGGGGTTTGTACGCCCCAACCCTTTTGCCCAACGTTGAATTTGACAACGGAGAAGGAGTTAATGAAAAAAGCCGGAATCAATCATTGCTACCAATACAATACGCAG AATTACTTCTGCTGCACCGATCAtaactgtgtgtatgttcctGGAAGTTGTAATGACCCGAAGGCAAACACAACTCGCTCTCCATCAATTTTCCCAAAGTGTGAAAAACATGGTGGCCGCAAAAAGGGATATTTCATACCGAAAGAGATGTGTGACGGTAGTCGTCTAGCCGCTAAACAGAAGCAATGCTGTGTGCCACCGGGAGAAGATCGACCTATTGGACACCCCAAGGCCGGTAAGCTGGCGCGGATGCGTTGCGGTAAAAGTGGATTGCCCAAAGTTGCAAACGGAGAGTATGCAGTGCGTGGTGAATTCCCATGGATGGTGGCATTGGTTTATGGCAAACAGGGTGTACAATGTGGTGGCACGCTGATTCATCCCTCCTACGTTCTGACAGCGGGACACTGCGTCACCCCAACGTTAACACGGGCCCGTCTCGGTACAACGAACATGATCGATCGCGCAACTAATAATTCTACGGTGCAGGAGATAACGATCGGTACGAGAAATCGTCATCCGACTAAAGACATTGCTGTGTTACAACTAGTACGTAAAGCCACGATTGTGAATGGGGTTGTGGCACCGATATGCCTACCGGTCACCGCAAAGGAGCTCATGTACATCCCCAAGACCATGGAAATTGCCGGATGGGGAATGACGGAAAACGACGTTCTCTCGGCGGTACTGCTAAAGGCAGAGATTTCCGTTGAGCTCAATAAAAAGTATTGTGTCAAGGATGATCAGGTATGCACGACGAAGGATGTCACCAGCATGCACTGCAGAGGGGATTCCGGTGGACCGTACCAGGCTGCGTTTAATGCAACCTATGTTCAGTACGCAGTCATTTCCATTGGAAGAAAAACATGTTCGGATGAAAATGTTCCAGGCCGAGGTATAATGATAGCATATCACATTAAGTGGATTCTGGATCAAATGGATATATAA
- the LOC125950752 gene encoding lysosomal acid glucosylceramidase gives MSGCVKQLAIFCVAVGVLQAIAGVTATGLPCALRRYPSGSVCVCNVTYCDTLEFVEPTASGSFVLVSSSSAGLRFATTEGNFSASSVRRRPTDDELTVITIDSQSQFQTVQGFGGAFTGAVSYNLAKLRAPLRESLYKAYYSRTVGIGYSFMRVPIGGCDFDLAPWAYNEQPINDGALSNFTTLDDRDMVKVSQIQELIRITGNPDIRLIGAAWSPPRWMKTNNDWTGASRLKQEYYQAWADYHVRYLELMKAAGLGFWAISTGNEPLNGVIGFLFIHFMSLGWTAQEQGRWVGQFLGPALKRSSVAEVKLFGCDDQRYTFPWWFALMDQGHPNATSYLDGLAVHWYWDGVAPAALLDQTARNYPGKWIFNTEASLGDKPLQQHRPILGSWDRAESYILYILQDLQHSVNGWIDWNLVLDERGGPNYAKNYVESAVIANITSKEEAYKQPIYYGLGHFSRFIQPGSIRLAAQSTNGNVQVVAFERPDKRTTVVLYNKANTPQTVQVEDKRRGAIRLRVPAKSIHSLLYI, from the exons ATGTCTGGCTGTGTGAAGCAACTGGCCATCTTCTGCGTGGCGGTTGGCGTACTGCAGGCGATCG CAGGAGTGACAGCAACGGGATTACCTTGTGCATTGCGCCGTTACCCCAGTGGATCGGTATGCGTGTGCAACGTGACGTACTGTGATACGCTCGAGTTTGTGGAACCGACGGCCAGCGGAAGCTTCGTGTTGGTATCGAGCAGTAGCGCCGGATTACGCTTTGCGACCACCGAAGGGAATTTCTCAGCCAGCAGCGTAcggcgacgaccgaccgatgacgaGTTGACGGTGATAACGATCGATTCGCAAAGCCAATTCCAAACGGTGCAAGGTTTCGGTGGTGCGTTTACCGGTGCCGTGTCATACAATCTGGCTAAACTGCGTGCCCCGCTGCGTGAAAGCCTCTACAAAGCGTACTACTCGCGGACGGTTGGCATTGGGTATAGCTTTATGCGTGTACCGATCGGTGGTTGTGACTTTGATCTTGCACCCTGGGCGTACAACGAGCAACCGATCAACGATGGGGCACTGTCCAACTTTACTACGCTGGATGACCGGGATATGGTGAAAGTGTCACAGATCCAGGAGCTAATCCGTATCACCGGGAATCCCGATATCCGCCTCATCGGTGCGGCCTGGAGTCCGCCACGTTGGATGAAAACGAATAACGACTGGACCGGGGCTAGCCGGTTGAAACAGGAATACTATCAGGCCTGGGCTGACTATCACGTGCGCTACCTGGAGCTAATGAAGGCGGCCGGTCTCGGCTTTTGGGCCATCTCGACGGGTAACGAACCGCTGAACGGTGTGAtcggttttctcttcattcaCTTTATGAGTCTAGGCTGGACGGCTCAGGAACAGGGTCGCTGGGTTGGCCAGTTTCTTGGTCCCGCGCTGAAACGTTCGTCCGTTGCCGAGGTAAAGCTGTTCGGTTGCGATGATCAGCGGTACACGTTTCCCTGGTGGTTCGCTCTGATGGACCAGGGACATCCCAACGCGACAAGTTATCTGGATGGACTAGCGGTTCACTGGTACTGGGATGGTGTGGCACCGGCCGCTCTGCTCGATCAGACCGCCCGAAACTATCCGGGCAAGTGGATATTCAATACCGAAGCTTCGCTCGGCGATAAACCGCTGCAACAGCACCGCCCGATACTCGGTTCCTGGGATCGTGCCGAATCGTACATACTCTACATCCTGCAGGATCTGCAGCACAGCGTGAACGGTTGGATCGACTGGAATCTGGTGCTGGACGAACGGGGTGGACCGAACTATGCGAAGAACTATGTGGAGAGTGCGGTGATCGCGAACATTACCTCGAAGGAGGAAGCTTACAAGCAACCGATATACTACGGTCTCGGGCACTTTTCACGCTTCATACAACCCGGCTCTATCCGGTTGGCAGCCCAAAGTACGAACGGCAATGTACAGGTCGTGGCGTTTGAGCGGCCAGACAAACGCACGACCGTTGTCCTTTACAACAA AGCAAACACTCCCCAGACGGTGCAGGTGGAAGACAAACGCCGTGGTGCCATACGACTTCGCGTTCCTGCAAAATCAATACACTCGTTACTGTACATCTAG
- the LOC125951394 gene encoding prolyl 4-hydroxylase subunit alpha-1-like, translating into MRHFYVIATFWFYSILLGTSVTGEYYTSTERMRQLIKLEESLTNHLSRYIENYANDSRALQRQRDELGRQLKEASAHDLLYVSHPVTAFLLINRLLTDWQKIGAYIGLDVRQYAFENIQMPTADDVSGVMEALVRLQHLYQIVPNKCSRDIGIDLPFDQALGALECYQIADHLMADGFNSQSIRWFQEALHLWSMDYAGLTKIDVINELVKALSNEKRYTEALKLTDEVLQEQPDNPVALSNRILLENATASELLSDNEGRTTGTPEYSEYEMLCRADIERPASVLKTLYCFYEHSRNPFLRIAPLKVEQISHDPFMMVYHEIISDREITNVLEAARPRLNRALVFEANKYSVTHYRTSTNAWLDVEMFYTHLKPIVKRIEDMTGLTKRSYDQLQIGNYGVGGHYSTHYDYDRPAEGQEAFPTLGKGNRIATVMYYLSDVDVGGATVFPDIGVGVFPRKGSAIFWYNLYRNGTSDPRTLHAACPVMLGSKWVANQWIHERGQEFKHPCALDPML; encoded by the exons ATGAGGCATTTTTATGTGATTGCCACGTTTTGGTTCTACAGCATCCTCTTGGGAACCAGCGTTACCGGTGAATATTATACTTCCACCGAGCGGATGCGGCAACTAATCAAGCTAGAGGAATCTCTGACAAACCATCTCAGCAGATACATAGAGAATTACGCGAACGATTCGCGGGCACTGCAGCGTCAACGTGATGAGCTAGGAAGGCAGCTGAAAGAAGCCTCGGCGCACGATCTATTGTACGTATCGCATCCAGTCACTGCATTTCTGCTGATAAATCGACTTCTCACAGATTGGCAGAAGATTGGGGCATACATTGGCCTGGACGTCCGGCAGTACGCGTTTGAGAACATTCAAATGCCCACGGCCGACGATGTTAGTGGTGTAATGGAAGCCCTGGTTCGACTACAGCATTTGTATCAAATCGTACCGAACAAATGTTCACGAGACATCGGCATAGATTTACCGTTCGATCAAGCGTTAGGTGCCCTTGAATGTTATCAAATTGCTGATCATTTGATGGCCGATGGATTCAATTCCCAATCAATTCGCTGGTTTCAAGAGGCATTGCATCTGTGGAGTATGGATTATGCTGGACTAACGAAAATCGATGTCATTAACGAGCTCGTCAAGGCGCTTTCCAATGAAAAGCGATATACCGAGGCATTGAAGTTGACGGATGAAGTGCTACAAGAGCAACCGGACAATCCAGTGGCACTGTCAAATAGAATATTGCTAGAAAATGCAACTGCTTCAGAGCTGTTGAGTGATAATGAGGGACGAACAACAGGAACTCCCGAGTACAGCGAATATGAAATGCTTTGCCGCGCAGACATTGAGCGACCTGCCAGTGTGCTGAAAACGTTATACTGTTTCTACGAGCACAGCCGTAATCCTTTCCTTAGGATTGCTCCACTGAAGGTAGAGCAAATAAGTCACGACCCGTTTATGATGGTCTATCATGAGATAATCTCAGATAGAGAGATCACCAATGTACTGGAAGCGGCGCGACCTCGACTGAACAGAGCATTGGTGTTTGAAGCTAACAAGTATTCCGTTACACACTATCGTACTAGCACCAACGCATGGTTAGACGTGGAAATGTTTTACACCCATTTAAAGCCGATTGTAAAGCGAATTGAAGATATGACTGGTCTGACGAAAAGGTCTTACGATCAACTACAGATTGGAAACTATGGAGTTGGTGGTCATTATTCAACGCATTACGATTACGATAGGCCTGCAGAGGGGCAGGAGGCCTTCCCGACCCTAGGAAAGGGCAATCGTATCGCTACCGTAATGTACTAT TTGAGCGATGTTGACGTTGGAGGTGCTACCGTCTTCCCTGACATCGGTGTTGGCGTGTTTCCACGAAAAGGATCAGCCATATTTTGGTACAATTTgtaccggaacggaacatcGGATCCACGAACTCTTCATGCCGCATGTCCAGTTATGCTCGGTTCTAAATGGG TTGCCAACCAATGGATCCACGAACGAGGCCAGGAGTTTAAACACCCGTGTGCACTAGACCCTATGCTTTGA
- the LOC125959060 gene encoding signal recognition particle 54 kDa protein: MVLADLGRKITNALHSLSKATIINEEVLDSMLKEICTALLEADVNIRLVKKLRENVRSVIDFDEMAGGLNKRRMIQSAVFKELVKLVDPGVKPYQPIKGRPNVIMFVGLQGSGKTTTCTKLAYHYQKKNWKSCLVCADTFRAGAYDQIKQNATKARIPFYGSYTEVDPVVIAQDGVEMFKKEGFEFIIVDTSGRHKQEESLFEEMLAVANAVDPDNIIFVMDATIGQACEAQAKAFKEKVDIGSVIITKLDGHAKGGGALSAVAATNSPIIFIGTGEHIDDLEPFKTKPFISKLLGMGDIEGLIDKVNELKLDDNEELIDKIKHGQFTIRDMYEQFQNIMKMGPFSQIMGMIPGFSQDFMTKGGEQESMARIKRLMTMMDSMSDGELDNKDGAKLFSKQPTRVTRVAQGSGVMEREVRDLISQYTKFAAVIKKMGGIKGLFKSGDMTKNVNATQMAKLNQQMAKMIDPRMFQQMGGMSGLQNMMRQLQQGAGGIGNLMSGFGGK; this comes from the exons aTGGTGTTAGCGGATTTGGGACGCAAGATTACGAATGCGCTGCATTCGCTCAGCAAAGCGACGATAATCAATGAAGAGGTGCTGGATTCGATGCTCAAGGAGATCTGCACGGCATTGCTCGAGGCGGACGTGAACATTCGGTTGGTCAAGAAATTGCGCGAAAATGTGCGCTCCGTGATCGACTTCGATGAGATGGCCGGCGGATTGAACAAGCGGCGCATGATCCAGTCGGCCGTTTTCAAAGAGCTGGTCAAGCTGGTGGACCCCGGCGTTAAACCATACCAGCCGATTAAAGGCCGGCCGAACGTGATCATGTTCGTCGGATTGCAAGGTTCCGGAAAAACGACAACTTGTACGAAACTGGCGTACCACTACCAGAAGAAGAACTGGAAATCGTGTCTCGTGTGCGCCGATACGTTCCGTGCCGGTGCCTATGATCAGATCAAACAGAACGCCACGAAGGCACGCATTCCTTTCTACGGTAGCTACACCGAGGTAGATCCCGTCGTGATTGCACAGGACGGTGTCGAGATGTTCAAAAAGGAAGGTTTCGAGTTTATCATTGTCGATACGAGTGGTCGGCACAAGCAAGAGGAGTCACTCTTCGAAGAGATGTTGGCCGTCGCCAATGCGGTTGATCCGGATAACATTATCTTCGTGATGGATGCCACGATTGGACAGGCTTGCGAGGCACAAGCGAAGGCTTTCAAGGAAAAGGTCGACATCGGATCGGTGATCATCACTAAGCTGGATGGTCAcgcgaagggtggtggtgccctaTCGGC TGTTGCAGCAACAAATTCgcccatcatcttcatcggtACCGGCGAACATATCGATGATTTGGAACCATTCAAGACCAAACCTTTCATCTCGAAACTCCTCGGAATGGGTGACATCGAGGGGCTGATCGACAAAGTGAACGAACTAAAGCTGGATGATAACGAGGAGCTGATCGATAAGATCAAGCACGGTCAATTCACGATTCGCGACATGTACGAGCAGTTCCAGAACATCATGAAGATGGGACCCTTCTCTCAAATCATG GGTATGATTCCTGGATTTTCCCAAGATTTTATGACAAAGGGCGGCGAGCAGGAGTCAATGGCACGCATTAAACGgctcatgacgatgatggactCGATGTCAGACGGCGAACTGGACAACAAGGATGGAGCGAAGCTTTTCAGCAAGCAGCCTACCCGTGTGACCCGTGTTGCGCAAGGCTCGGGTGTAATGGAGCGGGAGGTGCGCGACCTCATCTCGCAGTACACCAAGTTTGCGGCCGTCATCAAGAAGATGGGAGGTATAAAGGGTCTGTTCAAGAGCGGCGATATGACGAAGAATGTAAATGCGACGCAGATGGCAAAATTGAACCAACAAATGGCCAAGATGATCGATCCTCGTATGTTCCAGCAGATGGGTGGCATGAGTGGGTTGCAAAACATGATGCGACAATTGCAACAAGGGGCCGGTGGAATAGGTAATCTTAtgagcggctttggtggcaAGTAA